A genome region from Natranaeroarchaeum sulfidigenes includes the following:
- a CDS encoding HalOD1 output domain-containing protein — protein sequence MTDTHHPQNEFDPESADRYELDGDTETSTAVIEAVAETAGCDPLDLDPLGTYVSPDAIDALFTDSRRNPDATVSFFYGDHQVVVRSDGTILVHAD from the coding sequence ATGACAGACACACACCACCCCCAAAACGAGTTCGACCCCGAGTCAGCAGATCGGTACGAACTGGACGGCGACACGGAAACGAGCACCGCGGTGATCGAAGCCGTCGCCGAGACCGCTGGCTGTGATCCCCTGGATCTGGATCCGCTCGGAACGTACGTGAGCCCCGACGCGATCGACGCGCTATTTACTGACTCTCGGAGAAATCCGGATGCCACCGTCTCGTTCTTCTACGGAGATCACCAGGTCGTCGTCCGGAGCGACGGTACCATTCTCGTTCACGCAGACTGA